From the genome of Pan troglodytes isolate AG18354 chromosome 16, NHGRI_mPanTro3-v2.0_pri, whole genome shotgun sequence:
TACCTATATTTTTAACACCATCTTTAACCTGCATGAGaattggttgtgtgtgtgtgtgtgtgtgtgtgtgtgtgtgtgtaagtggggAGGTATGAAAGGCCTTCCCTGGCCTCAGGGAAGATGCCTTCCTCCCAACCAGAAAGAGCCGGTATCCCTGATTATCTCATCCTCCTTGCCACTCTCATACCCGAAAGGTCTGCAGCAGTGCTGCGGTCTGGCAGGCTGAGAGGCGTGACAGTTCAGGGGCCAGGCAGGAACAAGCCCCGACCAGGACTCGCCTAGGGATGGCCTGGAGTGTCTGGGGGCTGAGGCCTGGTAGCAGAAGGTGCAAGGAGCAGAGTTCCTCCAGGGATAGCTAAAGAGCAAGAGAGACAAGAGGCCTGAAGAAGAAGGGAAGGGTGGTGGGGAAGACAACAATCACAATGCAGCAAGGCAGTAATTATGAGgggagcagagagagaggaggggcagATGCAGGAGCCAGGGCAAAAGGGGATAGAGACCTCtggtgggaggctgagaagttgcTGCTACTCACATCGTGCCTAGGAAGGAGCCGTCCAAGCAGCAGGACAGCCTGTGTTGGGATGGGACCGAAAACAACAGCTCTCAGGACCCAGCAGCCAGGTCCTAAGTGGGTTCCTAAGGCAAACCCTCCAAAACTTCCCGCTGCCTCTTAACCATCCCCAGTAACCATCCTCAGTGACTCAGGTCCCTTCTTGATCTGAGGAAAGGGAATGAAGGCGTCCTCCTGCAGACAGAGTTTACCTCTACTGTTCACCCCGGGAAAGGAGGGGCTGCTTTTATCCCTGAATGGGATTCTCTTGACTGGGGCTCAAGCGGGGATGGAGGGTACATGCCAGGGAGTGAGACAGGCAAACCTGAGCAGGTGTAACACTAGTTCCCTGCAGGACAGGAAGCATGGCTCTAAGCTGGGGCTCTGATAGCTCCTGCAGGAAGCGGAGGCCCAGCTGAGGGAAGAGAGGGGCCCAGACCCGCAGCTCCTGGGGGCTCAGCACCGCTCCTCCAGATGAGCGCAACACACCCAGAAGTTCATATGCCACCTGTAACCAAAGAAGGTTTAGGACTGGAGAGAAAAGACAGATGAACCTTGAACTTCCTCTCTAATCCCACATCTGAATTTCCCAGGGCCTGGGCTAGGGTTTGGAACTAGGGATTGGACTGGAGTAGATTAGGTTCAAAATGGCAAAGGGTATGTTTGGGGTGCTACAGACCAGATAGAAAAGGGCCAGGAAGAGGTGGTAACAGGTAAGAATGGCCATGGAGTAAGGAATGGAGGTTGCAAAAGTGGGATGGGGGCTGGCACCACTGTGCTCAAGTTGACAATGGGAAAGCCATCCACACAGACCCAGGGGAAGCCTGAAGTCTTGTAGGCTTGTGCTGAGGGGCTCACCCATCCTTCTGGGCTGAGGGTCCCATTGGCTGCACATTCCAGCAACCCCCGTTCTACTGGCCCCGTCGGATCACTCAGGGGCACTGCAGCTCCTCAGGGCTCAGTAAACAGGCGAGGGGCCCAAGCCTGAGGAGGCCATGAAGCTGACCTTTGTGTGGTCCCTGAGACTCACACTAAGGCAGGCCTGGCAGTAGATGGTATGGGTACATACACTGGGCACTCTGACACTACACCACTACACAGGGGCACCATCTATAGACCTCTCTCCTGGAACTCTACGCTGCCTGGGGCCACTGCCTACTCTCTTGCCCCTTTCTTCCTAGAACACCGACCCAGCATGACAGCTGTACCTTCCTCTACCTCTTCCACTCTTGCCTTGGTTACTGATCCCACAACAACTCACCTGCATACCTGCTCCTCACCATCCTGGACACTCTGGTTTACCAGGCTGCGCAGCACATGGCGGGCATGCCCTGGCCCCAGACCTGCTGGCCAGCTATCCTCCAGGGCCTGGATCTGAGACGGGGAAGGTTAGCTCGCACTGGGGTCACTATAGGGTTCTTGCAGGGAGGGGCCACTGAGAGACATGCCATTGACTCTTTGTCCCCACTAGCAGAAGATGGGCCAGTCAAGTAAAGAAGATGATTCTCATACCTGGTGAGGGCTGAGCTTCAGAAAGTTCtccagagggaggtgggggagcagGGGCAGCACTGCCCACAGCAGCTCCTGGGGTCAGGCAGGCACTTCCCCAAACAGTTCAGGGGCCAGCAGTCGCTTTGCCAGAGCCTCCTTCTGTTCAGGCCTCATTCCTGGGCTGTAATCCCGGATGGCAGCCAGGCTGCAAGAAGTCATGCATCTTAACCCCTTGTCttcttccaaactgttttccccTGACCCTCTGTAGCCCTGCTGTCTAGATAGGAAGGAGACTCTCCGTTTTtttgttctgtgttttttttttttttttttttcctgagacggagtctcacaccatcgcccaggttggagtgcagtggtgcaatcttggctcactgcaacctctgcctcccaggttcaagctatcctcctgcctcagtctcccgagtagttgggactacaggcacccaccaccatgcctggctaatttttgtattttagtagagacggggtttcaccatattggccagggtgttctcgaactcctgaccttgtgatccaccggcctcgggctcccaatgtgctgggattacaggcgtgagccaccacgcccggcctctcccAGGTTTTAATAGAGAGGAGCTCTCTGATCCTTTTGTAGTTCATTAGCATAATGATTGGGTTTTCACACTTAGGTGTGAGAAGTGCCTCTCTCAAACCTTGTTACGATGATGGCACATTACCTATCtggcatgaaagaaaaaaacagacaggaGCTCCGGAAGGGGCTGCTCCAGGTGGATGGGGTTGGCCTGACCATGACAGGAGCAGGAGGAGTAGGGCAAGAACCTTACACACTGTCGTTGGCTATCAGGGATGGTGGGAAGCGCATCAGGTCAGAGACAGCCAAGAAAGGGATGAGTGGTGACAGGTCAATGAAGAGCTGGGAGGTGAGGCGTGGGTACCGCTGGAGCAGCAGGGCTGTCAGGTGACCCAGGGCCTGCTCCTCGGATGGTGGTACATGTGGGGGCACAGGAATGGATTCTGCCTCTGGAGATGCTCAGTATCCCTGCCATTTCCTCTCTGGAGTTCCTCCTCCCACTAAAGCAAGCCCTCTGAACACTAAGCTCCAGGTGCCCTTGCTCCCCTTTATCAGTGCTCACCTGCAGCTTCCCCTGCAGCATGAGTGTCAGGAAGCCCTGTGCAGCCTCCCTCTCTGCTGAAAGCACCAGCTGCTGGAGGTTTTCTGGGGGCATATGCAGGTACGCCTGCGAATAGGAGGTCGTGGTGGGTATGGCCTCACCTCACGGGGCAGGGACCTCCAGCCATGGCTGTCACTCAGCCCACCCATGTGCCCTCCACCTGTTACCTGCACTAGAATCTGCAGGGCCCAAACACTCTTTTCCCTCTGGAGCAGATCCCACAGCACAGGCTGGTGGGAAGAAAGACAATATGCCAACAGAGctgtcttctctgtctctcctgcagcTCCCCCAGGCATTCCAACTCCACTGGCTGGGATGCTTGTCCATCATCTCAAGTGTGATTCTTCAGATATTAAGCTCTTTTAGGTCCGGGATCATATCTCTAATTTCTCTTGTACCCTCTCCCATGCCAGGTCCATAGTTGGCTCAATTAATACTTGTAGACCTGAACCAAATACTATGAGACTATCTAATTCCATTTTACTGGGCCCAGGGTTTGAAAAAGGTGGCCCCAACATGGAGTAAGAAATCTTTATATATCCTACAGAACCTAGCAAAGTGCCTTGCATATAATAGGCACTCAGTGAATTAATTATGGTGTTTAACATATTCTCACCCCTCCATTCTACAGACtaaaaactgaagcccagaaaaactaaatgaaattgcttgcctaagatcacactaATTTGCGGCACAGTTGAACCTAGAACCAAAGTCTTCTGATTGGTAGTGTCCCTGAATCTTTCTCATTCCTGCCTTATCTTCCTGTATTCTGCCAGCCTCCAATTCTCACTCTCTAGGGGAAAAATTTAGAGTCCTCTAACttgatcctttttctttctggtgCAGAAAGTGAGAGAGTCAAAGAGCCCAAAAGAATAACAAGGTAATATTTATTGCACGTTTGTCTATCATGCACTGTGCTAAGCCCACAGCATGTATTATCTCATATACCATTATCATCCCTAGTTTATAAATGAGACGAGAAAAATAttgctcagagaagttaaataactcatTCAAGGCTGGTCACAGAACCAAGATATGAATCCAAGCCTGTCTGACTCTAGAGCTGTGTGCTTCAACTACTACCCCACACTACTGCCTCTGAGTATTTGAGGAATTCCCCAGGAGGGCCTTCTCACTGTTCTAGGAGCTTTCCCTCTGGCAGAGCACTCACACTAAAGCAGGCCAGCAGCTCCATCTTGCTTATACCAGAGCTGGGGTTGACAGTGGGTTCAAAGCCTGATGGGGTTGGCTGCTCCTCATCTTGTTCCAGGTATTCCCCAATCGTCCGTAGCACACTGCGCCAGCCCTCTGGGTGAAAGGCATCCCAGAAGGAGCAGTTGTCTGGGAGACTGGAGAGCAGTAGGGCCCGACCCAGCATCCCCTGGGCCTCAGTGCCCCCAGCCCCTGGACCCAAGAGGAAGGTCAGCAGGCGGAGGAGATAGTGTAGGCGTGTGGGGTGAGCAAGGGCTGGGACAGAGGACTGACAGCGTGGCAATTGGGATAGCATGCAAAGGAGGAAGGGGCCAGGGGTCAGACAGAGTGGGGATGGTCCCAGTGGTGGCAGAGAGGGCAGAAGGGGGCCCAGCAGCCCTTCTAGGAAGCAAGTGTCATTGCCCCCACGACTTATCCTGCATTGGCCTGCTAGCCAAGGCCAGAAGGGCACCAGGACCTCATACATGGTGTCATTGGCACAGACCATCACCAGGAAGCTGCCCCCATCTGGGCAGCGTTCCCCACAGGGTCCAATGTGGCATGGTGGGGAGGCAGTGACATCTGGGGTGGGGCCCTGGCACACATGCTGGACCCAAGCCTGGTTGCTGGGGGGCACAGCCTGTAGACTTGCCTCCCCACACAGTCGCTCAGCCCACAGAGTCTCATTCTCCAAGAAGCAGCCCCAAAAGATGCCTGGGGTGAGGGGAACAGGGGGCAGGCCTTCAGGGCAGCTGGTAGGGGGTGGGAGCAGGCCAGCACAGAGCCGCTTCACCAGGCGGCGGTTGGAGCCAGACAGGGCTGAAAAGGAGAGGTTACTGCAGATCGCATCCAAAAACTCATCAGGAAACTGGTCATGGCAGGCCTGTAGCCAGCCTTGGGCACCTGGTGCCCAGGACATTGCATACCACACAGCTGTCTGGCAGATGGCAGTGGTGCTGGGATGGGGCTGTGGAGTGGCAGGCTTGGTGTGCTGACAGAGCAAGTGGATGGAGAAGTTGGAAATGCTATAGGGTGGTGCTGGGCCTAAGTGGTTCTCACAGAGGGCCTCCACAGTGATGGCTCGCCGTTGGCGTGGGCTGATGTGGGCTGACGGCTGAGAAGCTCTGGGCAGAGGCACGCCCGTGCTCAGGCAGTGaaggagggcaggggtgggggtggtgatCCAGACAGAAAGCCCAGCGCCTGGACATCCCAGGAAAGGTTGTGCCGGACGCCCCTGGGTGCAGAGGGAGGAGCAGGCAGGATCTGGTCAGTTCACATTTCCTCCAGCTGAAGATTCTGACCCTGACTCAGAGCCCTCAAGGGGCATGGCAAGCATAGACTTTTCTACAAGCGAGGTCCCTGAGAGTTTAGGCGTTACTGGTTGAAATGCTGCAACGGGGCAAAAAAGACAAAGCTGCCCTGCCAAGGTCCAAAATCACCTAGGAGAAGCCCCAGTTGGAATTCTTTCTGTCCACCTGGCCCCCTTCTGTCTCCTTTCTTCGTATGCTTTTAGATAGCTTAAACACAACCCTCAGCGGGCCTCATGTTAGGAAATCTGCTCAGCAACTCAATATGTCTAACTACTGTCTGGCATTGTTGTACTGAAGTAGTAAGCGGGTAGAGGAATCCAGCTGTGTCCTTATTTTccaaatcccatctttactagcTAACATTATTAAGCGCTATGTGCCAGCACGGTTTTAAGTCGTTTGCATACATagtatcaactcatttaatcgGGTGCAACAACTCTGTGGTAACTAatattatcattctcattttataaatggggaaactgaggtatagAAAGACTATGTAACCTGCTCAAGGTCATATGGCTAGGAAGAGGTGGAGCTGGGACACCAACCCAGACAGTCACACCCCAAAACCACTAAACTACACTCCTCCCATCAGTTTTCCTCTCTAGAGGCTGAGGTCTTCAGCTCTTCACCTCCAGATTTTCCAGGCCCAATCTCTCAGAACTGGTCTCCTGTTACTTACCATAAGAGCAGCTGTTGAAGGTTACCTAGGAGGGAAAGAGTAAGGAAGAAAACTACCCCAATTTCACTTTCCTTGCCCTGCCACATCCCAGTCCCAGCCCTGGCCACACTCACCTCCCTGGCACTGCCCATTGGTATCAGGCTCTGGCTGCCCCAAAATGGAGAAGACCTCATCCTGCAGGGAGTGAGTGACACGGAGCAGCCCCTCCTGAAAGGCAGCATAGAGGGGGGCCCCCACTGTGCGTAGCAGACCGCCCCAAAGAGCCTCCTTGGAGCCTAGCTCCCCTGTTGGGGTAAGCAAACCCAACAGACCGTGCAAAAAGTGAGGAGCTGCCTCCCTCCCATCGAGGCCTGTGGCATTGGTGGGGTCCACACTGGGCTGCACCTGCACCAGAGCTTGCCAGCGTGTGCCCTCTAACAACAGCAGCAGAGAAGGCAACCAGTCAGCAGCCAGGACACAGTCAGACGGCCCATCACGGGTGCACGGGGGCCGAGTTGGGGTAGGGGGGCCCCCAGGAACTAAGGCTCCCAGCAGCACCTCCACAAGTCCACCCAGCACCCCTGCCTGGTGCACCAGGAAATCTCGGGGAGTCTGCTCCTGTCCCAGCAGTGCCAGCATATCCCCTAGCAGCCCTAGCATTGGCTCCCAGTCTGGGCTACCTCTCAGTGTCACTAGAAAATCATGGAGCCGGAGAGCAGGCGGCTGGAGAGGTGGGGGCTCTCCTACTGGTCCTTCCCCCAttctcccaggctcaaaggaagaagaaatgttgGCCAGGAATGTAGAGAACCGTGAGCGGCTCAGGGAGCCCTGGGGAGCCTGGTCCAGAGTGGAGAGCAATGACTTCAGGAAGGAGAGACCAGGGTCCAGGGAATGAGGCCCAGTAGGGGCCAGAGTCACTGTAAGGAGAGAAACCAGAGGTCACTGAAGGAGAGGAACACAGAGCCCAAACTCAACCCTGCCCCTGAGCACAGTTCCCTACCTGGATCTAAAGATGAGGTGAGGGGATGGTGAGCTGAACCCCTTTCACTGGCCTACAGTAAGTCTTGGCCTGCTTTTCTTAACCCTCATTTTTCCCTTTTGCACaagtctctgcctctctcctttgTCTTTCTATCTAACAGATTCACCTCCATATTCTTAAAGTCTTTTTCCAGCCACCCTCCTCCTCATCCCCAGTTCTGCTCACTGTTCTTCTCACCTGCAaaggacagcagcagcagcagcagcagcaggggccaGAGGCTCAGAGCCATGTTTCCAGGTGAACACTGGTACCGGAGGTGAGTTCTGGTTATTCTCTCCTGTGTGGGATAGCCAGGTGAGGGCAGGGCACTGCAGGCAACCTGAGGCTCCACTGACACTGTAGTGTGGTCTTTCAGGAAACAATATGTGTAACCTGACagcaggtttgttacctgagcCGCTGAATATCTGATCCTTTAGCTCTGGAGAAGGGTATGCTTCTGTGAGAGGGACTAATGATAGGGGATCCCAGGGGCCCCTCAGAGAAACCCAAGGAGATTGCTTGAGTTAGGAGCCAGTGATGCAGAAAGGAACAGGCAGACATGGAGATGGAGAACTGGAGACCAGGGGTGTAATCTGGGGTTCTgcagaagcaaagaaaacaaagaggatATGAAGGAGCTAAGAAGCAAGTAGGATTTGAGGAAATTGAAGAAGAAATGACGCCCAGGAGAAACAAACTGCACAGCAAGGTATAAACAGACGAGAGGTCCAGTCCAAGGATGGAGAATTCAGGAAGAGGAGAGCTGCTTTCAACTACTACCCAGAACCACAGAGTGTCAAGAGCTGAGCAGTACCCCAGAGATCACATACACCAAACTTTTTCACTTACGGATAAGGAAACAGACCCAGAGAAATGTGATTTGCTCATTAGGCCATTCAAATGTTTGGGTCTTTCCTTCCCCCCTGGGATCCCCTATCATTTGGTTCTTTCTCTGTGGCCTAGTAGGTAAAAGCCCCATCAAAAACTCTGAGCTGAGAAGACAGAAACCAGATTAAATCACTATGCACAGGGACTGATCTCCCTACACACAGAATTGCTCatggaacagagagagaaagagatgtcaTTCAAAATAATCTGGTCTGGTCAGGTTAgaagtcttttttgttgttgtttttgtttttttgtttttttgttttttccagggGATGGTTTGAGATgtaatctctctctgtcgcccaggctggagttcagtggggcTATCTCACCACCTCttccttccgggttcaagcgattttcctgcctcagcctcccaagtagctgggattacaggcacatgccaccacacccagctaatttttgtatttttagtagagatggggtttcaccatgttggctaggctggtcttgaactgacctcaagtgatctacccacctcagcctcccaaagtgcttagggTTTATGGCAAATATACCAGGCTATTTGAGTGTATTGGTTATTGCTTAtaatttgataaagttcaacaaGAGCGAGACAAGTTCTAACCTGCAGATGACCAAATGGAAACAGAGAACAACCAGCAAATTTAAATTACAAAGGTCCAGAACAAGAAATTAATTATATGTCCTGCTAAAATGAAATGGATAAGACTAGTGATAACTGGAACACTCTGTGATCTGCCAGTTAGAATGGGTATACCTGGGAAGCGCCACAGGAGTTGAGAACTCTGAAACATCCTCACTCCCCAAAACTCCCACAGGACACTCTCTGCCTGACAAGAACAGATACCTCCCTaaccggtcgcggtggctcacgcctctaatccgagcactttgggaggctgaggcaggcagatcatgaggtcaagagattgagaccatcctggccaacatggtgaaacactgtctctactaaaaaatacaaaaaattagctgggcgtggtggcatgtgcctgtagtcccagctactcgggaggctgaggcagaagaatcgcttgaaaccggaaggcagaggttgcactgagccgagatcccaccactgcactccagcctgggcaacaagagggaaactctatctcaaaaaagaaaaaaacaacaaaaaagaacagatgcctccttttttttttgaaactgagtctctctctgatacccaggctgcagtgcagtggtgtgatctcagctcactgcaacctccacctcctgggttcaagcaattctcatgcttcagcctcctgagtagctgggattataggtgtgtgccaccacgtccagctgatttttttgtgtttttagtagagacagggtttccccatgttgcccaggctggtctcaaactcctgggctcaggcaattcactTACTTCGGCTTcccaagtgcttggattacaggcatgagccaccatgcccagccagatgcCTCCCTTTGTAAAgtacaattatttttctctttttttagtctGGCTTTggtaactgaaatatttattgcTTACTAGATATCTAGGTGTTTCTCACATTTCCCAGATCTCTTGCAGTtagctgggctcaggtgattagTTCTGTTCAATGGACTGTGGTTGACCAAAGAATTTAAGAGCTAGCAAATGAGCCTCCAACAATCTCTTCCCTGTTGAGGCAACCTAGAAACCACATGTTGAGATGGCAGTGTCACAAGGTCAAAATAGCCCGAGGCTCCAAATTACCACAGCATTTACAGTCAGTCTTTGTCATTTGTGAGTTCTGTATTTGTGGATTTGCCTAGTCACTAAATGTTTGTAACCCAAAATCAATACTTACAGTGCTATTGAGGTCATTCACAGACTTGTATTGAGAGGTGACAAGTTGGAGTCACCTGATATACACGTTCCCAGCTGAGGTGGAACAAGGCAGTGCTCTGCCTTCTTGTTGCAGCTCTCATGGTATAAAtattagtgtctttttttttttttttttttgagacggagtcttgctgtgtcaccagactggagtgcagtggcgatctcagctcactgcaacctccgaccccctggtttaagtgattctcctccctcagcctcccgagtagctgggattacaggcatgtgccaccacccccagctattttttgtatttttagtagagatggggttttaccatgttggccaggatggtctcaatctcctgacctcgtgatccgcccaccttggcgtcccaaagtgctgggattacaggcgtgagccaccgcgcccagccagtgtCTTTTTTGAGGTCTATCTAGTGATGCACTTTTTGTGTTTTGGGGCTGTTGGTGATTTCACCTTTTAAAATGGCTCTTAAGCTTAATGCCAAAGTGTTGTGTGGTGTTCTTAAGAGCAAGAAGGCTGTAAAGTGCCTTATAGAGAAAATGTATGCTAGAAAAGCTtcattcaggccaggcacggtggctcacgcctgtaatcacagcacttcgggaggcaaaggagcggcggattacttgaggccaggagtttaagaccagcctggccaacatggcaaaaaacccatctctactaaaaatacaaaaattagccaggtgtggtggcgtgtgactgtagtcccagttacttgggaggctgaggcacgagaatcgcttaaacccaggaggcggaggttgtaatgagcagagattgtgccactgcactgcagcttgggcgacagagtgatactccgtctcaaaaacgtCAGAAGAGactaatttgagtaataatagtaaaactccagtctcctgcacagccagctcggtgtgggaaaaagaaagaaagagagaaggggcaggggagagagggagagggaaggaaggaagggagaaagggagaaaggaagaaaggaaggaaagaaggaaggaaggaaaggagggagggagggaaaaaaggaagaaaagaaaaaagaaaagggaagaaaagaaaaagtcaagagGGTATATCTGTGTAGTGTTTTgggggaaaagggaaggagggaatatTCATCAAATACCTATGAAGCAGTGCcttatgaatctttttttttttgcaacctcTGCCagccaggttcaagctattttcctgcctcaccctcctgagtagctgggattacaggtgccttacaccgcccccagctaatttttgtagttttactagagacagggtttcaccatgttggccaggctggtcttgaactcccgacctcatgattcacctgcctcggcctcccaaagtgccgggattacaggcgtgagccaccacacccggctgttcTGAATCTTTTATGTGCAGCTACATCACCTGATTCAATAGGCCTGGgggatggggcctgagattctttttccttttttttggttggagttcagtggtgtgatctcagcttactgcaacctccacctcccgggttcaagcaatgctcctgcctcagcctcctgagtagctgggattacaggtgtgtgctaccacgcccggctgatttttgtatttttagtagggacagggtttcaccatgttggtcaggctggtctggaactcctgacctcgtgatccacccacctctgcctcccaaagtgctgggattacaggcgtgagccaccatgcccggcctctatacttatttttttaattattttttagtctCGTGCTAGTGAGAGATTCTACACTTCTAACAAATGACCAGATGAAGCCAATTCTGCTCATCTTCAGGCCACACTTTGAGCAAAACTATTCAAGAGCATCTCCTTTGTGGATAATATATGTAAGATTTATGATATAATGCTTCCTTATTCTGTTTTATGATGTTTATTGTATTCTGATTGACAAGTTCAATGGATGATGCGCCagtccagctctttttttttttttttttgagacggagtttcgctcgttgaccaggctggagtgcaatggtgcgctctcggctcactgcaacctccatctcctgggttcaagcaattctcctgcctcagcctcccaagtagctgggattacaggcacccaccaccacgcccagctaattttgtatttttagtagagatggggtttcaccatgttggccaggctggtctcgaactcctgacctaaggtgatccacccgactcggtctcccaaactgctgggattacaagcatgagtcaccacacctggcccaattcagtgtttttaaatatattatattgttgAACTATTCAAggctatctaattccagaacatttccatcacctgcCAAATAAACCCTATACCTATCATCTGTCAGTCTCAAttcctccctccccaacccccaagaaaccactaatctactttctgtcttcatAGATTTGTTTATTCTGGACATTCAATTCGTTTGCCTTTTCCCCATCTTGACCTTTTTGCCAGACATACTCTTAGGTGAGGACTTTATAATTACCACCCTATTGCCCCCTTCCATCTCTTCCCCACTTGGGTAGCAGCCCTTACTTAAGGTTGGGTGTTACTGACCTTACCTCCAGTTCAGGAGAAAGCCTTAATTAGTGATTTCATCACATCCACCACCTTACCTCAACAATTTGTTCAGACGTAAGCATATGACCTAACTTCTTGGTCCAATCAGAGTGGTGGTCAGGATATCTTTAGAGGAGTGGAGGTTGACTTACATACAGTTAATGCccaaattttaagtgtacattttgttgaatttttacatctatatatACCTGTGTA
Proteins encoded in this window:
- the LOC742658 gene encoding LOW QUALITY PROTEIN: stereocilin (The sequence of the model RefSeq protein was modified relative to this genomic sequence to represent the inferred CDS: inserted 3 bases in 3 codons; substituted 1 base at 1 genomic stop codon) translates to MALSLWPLLLLLLLLSFAVTLAPTGPHSLDPGLSFLKSLLSTLDQAPQGSLSRSRFSTFLANISSSFEPGRMGEGPVGEPPPLQPPALRLHDFLVTLRGSPDWEPMLGLLGDMLALLGQEQTPRDFLVHQAGVLGGLVEVLLGALVPGGPPTPTRPPCTRDGPSDCVLAADWLPSLLLLLEGTRWQALVQVQPSVDPTNATGLDGREAAPHFLHGLLGLLTPTGELGSKEALWGGLLRTVGAPLYAAFQEGLLRVTHSLQDEVFSILGQPEPDTNGQCQGGNLQQLLLWGVRHNLSWDVQALGFLSGSPPPXPALLHCLSTGVPLPRASQPSAHISPRQRRAITVEALCENHLGPAPPYSISNFSIHLLCQHTKPATPQPHPSTTAICQTAVWYAMSWAPGAQGWLQACHDQFPDEFLDAICSNLSFSALSGSNRRLVKRLCAGLLPPPTSCPEGLPPVPLTPGIFWGCFLENETLWAERLCGEASLQAVPPSNQAWVQHVCQGPTPDVTASPPCHIGPCGERCPDGGSFLVMVCANDTMYEVLVPFWPWLAGQCRISRGGNDTCFLEGLLGPLLPSLPPLGPSPLCLTPGPFLLCMLSQLPRCQSSVPALAHPTRLHYLLRLLTFLLGPGAGGTEAQGMLGRALLLSSLPDNCSFWDAFHPEGWRSVLRTIGEYLEQDEEQPTPSGFEPTVNPSSGISKMELLACFSPVLWDLLQREKSVWALQILVQAYLHMPPENLQQLVLSAEREAAQGFLTLMLQGKLQAESIPVPPHVPPSEEQALGHLTALLLQRYPRLTSQLFIDLSPLIPFLAVSDLMRFPPSLIANDSVLAAIRDYSPGMRPEQKEALAKRLLAPELFGEVPAXPQELLWAVLPLLPHLPLENFLKLSPHQIQALEDSWPAGLGPGHARHVLRSLVNQSVQDGEEQVCRLGPLACLLSPEELQXPLSDPTGPVERGLLECAANGTLSPEGWVAYELLGVLRSSGGAVLSPQELRVWAPLFPQLGLRFLQELSEPQLRAMLPVLQGTSVTPAQAVLLLGRLLPRHDLSLEELCSLHLLLPGLSPQTLQAIPRRVLVGACSCLAPELSRLSACQTAALLQTFRVKDGVKNIGTTGAGPAVCIPGQPIPTTWPDCLLPLLPLKLLQLDSSALLANRRHYWELPWSEQQAQFLWKKMQVPTNLTLRNLQALGTLAGGMSCEFLQQINSMVDFLEVVHMICQLPTRVQGSLRACIWAELQRRTAMPEPEWTTVGPELNGLDSKLLLDLPIQLMDRLSNESIMLVVELVQRAPEQLLALTPLHQAALAERALQNLAPKETPVSGEVLETLGPLVGFLGTESTRQIPLQILLSHLSQLQGFCLGETFATELGWLLLQESVLGKSELWSQDGVEQAGRLVFTLSTEAISLIPREALGPETLERLLEKQQSWQQSRVGQLCRGPQLAAKKAALVAGVVRPAAGDLPEPVPNCADVRGTFPAAWSATQIAEMELSDCKDCLTLFAGDPGLGPEELRAAMGKAKRLWGPPXGFGPEQILQLSRLLIGLGDRELQELILVDWGVLSTLGQIDGWSSTQLRIVVSSFLRQSGRHVNHLDFIHLTALGYTFCGLWPEELQHISSWEFSQAALFLGTLHLQCSEEQLEVLAHLFVLPGGFGPISNWGPEIFTEIGTIAAGIPDLALSALLRGQIQGVTPLAISVIPLPKFAVVFSPIQLSSLTSAQAVAVTPEQMAFLSPEQRRAVAWAQHEGKESPEQQSRSTAWGLQDWSRPSWSLVLTISFLGHLL